The segment TTTGTCTAAGATTATACTAAAGGTAACAAACTAATACAAAACTATCTTCTTTGTCTGCTCTGTTTCTTATCTTGAACAATTATCAAACACCTTGTAGGCATAGGGTAGCCCCAAAAAAACACAGCCTTTCTTGAGCAATCATTAAACAGTTTTGCAATAATGAAattgcaaaagaacaaaactcTAATATCAAGCATAggtatgaaaaaaaagaaaaaaaaaaagaaaaaaggaagaagctaGTAGTTAATAGACAATAGACAGAGAAAAAAGGCTAGAGAGAGAGTAAGATAGCTGATATACCTGGCCTCCATTGAGCTTTCAATGGTCATCCTTGGACAATTTGAAGGGATTGAGCTAGATGGATCCATCATTTGTAATTGAAAGTATTGAAAATTTCAAGGATGTAGGAGAGTTGTAAAAGAAAGTTTGGTTTTCTTCTTGAACTGTTTTGCCCAAGAGTGTCTTTTGGATTCAGATGGGAAAAATGGCGGGAGTAATTTATGGGTTGATGAATTTCTCAAGTTTGAGATTTgttccatccaaaaaaaaaaggtaagatcCGTTTGCTAACGTTAAGGATCACGGCTACTTCCTAAACTTATCcccttttttgtgtttttaaaagaGTTAGTTAGTGGATTGATGATGTGGCAGCATCTTaaagaattaattttaaatgagaggtgaggatttaaagaaatttacttGATAAAGTACCGTAGGAACTCTAGAAGATCTGAATCCATTCTAATTGTACTTTATACCAATGACAGATGCAATGATAGGCTAGGGCTATTCCCACCGACTACCTGGCACTTTTTACCTAAACCTATCATATTTTCTCTACAACTCACAGTTTATTACATGATTCTAGACAATTTTGATAACTCtagttttttaatatattatgttGAGAAGGAGTAATGCTatagatacaaatttttttacaaactgatgATGTGATGAgtaattattgataaatgaaaatgtAATATTAATGGTGAGTCTAgatgaaaattaataagaaattggtcacatcaacagtttgtaaaaatattgtaaaatagtcaATGGCATTACTTGTTGAGAAGTGttaaatccacaacattttcacaacactttttacaacaaattctagattgtaagttgttactagttatAATTTTAACTCATTACtaaaattaacttttttctcACAAGTAATAGCcaataaaaatctattatttaagatttattgtgaaagtattgtaaatatatTGCAAGAATAACATTTCTCATATTACATTACCTCTGAGTCATAGTCGACGGTATTATCTGTTTCTCTGCAGGTTGCACGGATTTAACATTTCCCTAAAGATAAGGTAGATTTTGTCAAAATAAGGTAGATAACATTCAGAAATCTTGCATGGAACTGAAGACCAACTGACCAAGTACAGCTAGACTATGTGCCTGTACCCAAAATTAAAGTAAAGATGAATATAATATAAGAGagatatttatatttgatttgttgGTAAAAGTCAGCAAGCTATAAATGGTAATTCTAATGCGAAAAATCCAATGGAATATACTAGTGATGATTTTAGTCAATCGGCCTGAAAATGGGGGTGACAGGTTGGTGAGAAAGAGAACTTTGGGAATATGCCGGCCACATATTCTGGtcttaattaagaaaaattcaatgcATATAAGTTCTCAATCCCATACATGGCTTTGTACCATCacttataattttctttctctctctttctctttctctctcaacaaTCTCGAGCCAAGAAAATTTTCAGGTGAGTTTATCAAACTTCTCTATGAATATAATATTATGCCTTCTTTGAGGCTGTTTTTCACGTTCGTATTAACTTTTTGTCTATTGAATATGCCCAGGTCAATTGAAGCTGTTTGTCTCTCGAATTAGGTGTCACTATCTGCtctatatttcattattttgtacAGAAATGTTTCTACTTTTTGAGATGTAAATGGTTAGGGTTTTTAAACCAAACCCAATACGTCATTGTCGATGATATACATATACAATATTCCAGtttaatatttatgtatattctaATCCATCATTCAAAAGCcacaataatatattattttaaagttgTTGCTTTCGTAAATAGGATCAATAATAAACCAAATGCATGTTTTATTTCTATGATCCCTTCCCTAGCCTCTGTAATTTGCTATCTTTACATTTTTCAAATGAACCCTATTGGGATCTATCCTGTGTGAAAAAGCCGCTATATGCAGCTATTACATTTATAGCATTAGCATCAAGAAATGCTactctattctattttatcatctcaaaaagctactttaccaattataccatcccattttacaatacttccaacatcccaaacttttatttttctattctacccattaaaataatatatctacacaataaaataatattttccccAATCaccatcatttattctttctttcttccaatcaccatcacaataaaatattagttttttttttagaattgtgctacaatgtaattctaaagatagaattgcactgtagcactattacaaaaaaaattgcaatactTAGCAATAACATTTCCTAATGCAATACATTTTGGGGCTTGAAATGCCAAATATCCCTTACATTTGGCATTAGCAttccccaatgctaatgctctaagatACCACCCAATTTCTTCATACATAATTGCCAATTATGTGATTTTATGAAAATTCAACTCTTTTGCCAAAGATTTATTattgtcactattttatgtgaACTTTTGCACATAAAATTATAAGGAAAGTAATGAAATTCGATTTTCAAAAAACAGAACACATCTTTTAATTCCTTTTTTAGATGTTGAAACGTATGAGGAAAATGAGAGAGTATTTGTAGATGGAAGTTTGTATTCTAAAAGAATTTCTGGACCTTTTAATCCTCATATATTTTAAGATCAAAAGAGAGTTTTAAGTTCCTTACACTACGCTTTGAACGGTTAtccaatatttattttacttctTCATATCTAAGTACTTATTTGATAAAAGTTACGTTATGAATTGGATGCACagtacataatatatatatatatatatatatatatatatatatatattactttttgtCTGTCATAAAAACAATGTGGTATATTTGGCATGCATAAATTTATGTGTGTCACATTTCTTATGAAAGATCCAATGATTCTTGTTCAAAAATTGGTTGTGTCTAAACTTGTAGTGCAATTCGCGCAGGgattgtgtgagagagaaagagcaaaGACAAGAAAGACAGCAAGTTAGCTAGCTAGCTATGGCAAGGGAACAGTTGAAGGTGCTGGATGCACTCGATGTTGCCAAAACTCAATGGTACCATTTCACTGCAATTATCATTGCTGGAATGGGGTTCTTCACAGACGCATATGATCTATTCTGTATATCCGTTTGCACCAAATTGCTTGGGCGCTTATACTACCATCATGAAGGTGCAGCTAAGCCTGGCACATTGCCTCCCAATGTAGCAGCAGCTGTTAATGGTGTAGCACTTTGTGGAACTCTGGCAGGGCAGCTCTTTTTTGGATGGCTTGGTGACAAGTTGGGCAGAAAGAAAGTCTATGGTATCACTCTGTTGCTCATGATCATTTGCTCCATTGGTTCAGGGCTTTCCATTGGCCATGATGCAAAAGCTGTGATGGCCACGCTTTGCTTCTTTCGGTTCTGGCTTGGATTTGGCATAGGTGGCGACTACCCACTTTCTGCTACCATCATGTCTGAATATGCTAATAAGAAGACTCGTGGAGCCTTCATTGCTGCAGTGTTCGCCATGCAAGGCTTTGGAATTTTAACTGGTGGTATATTTGCTATTATTATATCTTCCATATTCCAGAGCAGGTTCGATGCTCCTGCTTACGAAGTTGATGCACTTGGCTCAACTGTTCCCCAAGCAGATTATGTTTGGAGGATTATTGTAATGTTTGGAGCACTTCCAGCTGCACTGACTTACTACTGGAGGTTGAAGATGCCTGAAACTGCTCGTTACACGGCACTTGTTGCCAAGAATGCAAAGCAGGCTGCAAATGATATGTCAAAGGTTCTGCAGGTAGACATTGAATCAGAACCACAGAAGGTCGTTGAAAGACCAGCCAATACCTTTGGTTTGTTCTCCAAGGAGTTTCTTCGACGACATGGACTTCACTTGCTTGGTACAACAAGCACATGGTTCTTGCTTGACATTGCATTTTACAGCCAAAACCTGTTCCAAAAGGATATTTTCACTGCAATTGGATGGATTCCTCCTGCAAAGACCATGAATGCCATCGAGGAGGTTTTTAGAATTGCAAGGGCACAAACACTGATTGCTCTTTGCAGTACTGTCCCAGGCTACTGGTTTACAGTGGCTTTCATTGACAGGATGGGAAGGTTTGCTATCCAACTGATGGGTTTCTTCTTCATGACAGTGTTTATGTTCGCCCTGGCTTTTCCATACAACCACTGGACTCATAAGGATAACCGCATTGGATTTGTGGTGCTCTATTCATTGACTTTCTTCTTTGCAAATTTCGGGCCTAATGCAACCACATTTGTTGTGCCAGCTGAAATTTTCCCAGCTAGGCTTAGGTCTACTTGCCACGGCATATCAGCAGCAGCTGGGAAGCTTGGGGCTATTGTTGGTGCATTTGGGTTTTTGTATTTGGCTCAAAACAAGGATAAGGCCAAGGCTGATGCCGGGTACCCTGCAGGCATTGGGGTGAAGAATGCGCTCATTGTGTTGGGAGTGGTCAACTTCTTGGGTATGCTGTTCACTTTTCTTGTGCCTGAATCAAATGGTAGATCATTGGAGGAGATGTCCCGTGAAAACGAGGATGAAACTATGGATTAAAGACTGCTACTACCTGTGCACCATAACTTTTCCTTATCAGTTATTTTTGTATGTCTTGAGCACGATGTTGTAGCTATTTGTTTAAGTTTCTCTCAATAAGCCCctatttttgtctttctttttaaatgttgtGATGCCCCACTAAAAGATTGTGTTATTAGCCATTAGATTGTAATATTTGTTCACTTTCCCCTTCCTGTTTTAACCGCCTTCTTGTTCTTCTTGCCATTGTTTATATGACTTATGTTGCATTCCACAGTtatattgctttcttcttcttctttttatggaAAGAGGTACATTGCTTTTTGGAAGCTTgaaatcataaaatattttcctaatttttttttatccaagtaGTAGCAATGAAAGAGGTACAACACAAGCAGTCTTCAACCTTTGGTCCTATCAGTACTTTTGAGCAACCCTTCCAAGCAAGAATATGCAACCAATattctctgtttttttctttgatcaCTAGGCTACACAATGGAGCTAGTCTTTCCCCTTTTCAGACCCCATCCGTCCATCCATCCATTCGAACATAGAAGGCAGGGAAAAATGCCTACATCCCCATCACTGGTGAGTTTCATGAAACTAAGTTCATTACCGGGAAATAAGCATCAAGTTTTGAAATTGCTTGTAGATCAAAATCCAAGAGCCACATATATTATACTTCTATGGCAAAAAGTTGGCTACAACATTGTTGGTCACTATGAGTAGCAAAAAGTAAATGTTGGTCGCTAATAAAAATATCATCTGCCTGGGGAAGAACTAATTAACCAATCTGCTATATTAAATGGCAACAGGCTTGTTCGAGAAATTTTGAACATATTCTGGCAAAATAGTCTTGCCTTGCAAGAGGTTGCAGGCTTCGTTTTCGAGGCTAACCTTTCTGCATATGTAGTAGATGACAGAGTCACAGAAAGGTCTTGACAATCCACCAGTTGCAAGGCATTACAAAGCTATATTCTAATTGAACTGACTCGGTATGTTTGTCTATATGGTGGTGCATCTACCACAAGCTTTGGAGGAAATCTTTAAACATTTCCTGGTGATATTTGGTTGAAAAAGCACATTCCTCTACGAGTTACGTCTGCACCACATCATGAGTGGTGTTGGCTCCACCCATAGTCAAGTCAAAATCAACCATACAACAcaattgtttttattaataagtaaattaCATTATCCTCTTATCAAAATGAAACTCTGGAGAATTATAAATGCAATATATTAGTCCATGACCTCTCAAactattattaaacaaacaaaattattaaaaaaataaaataaaataaatcttaccccaaactttaaacaaaatgaCACCCCCCTCTTATGAGGTTTGCATGGCACTCCCTCCCACCCCAgctatatataaattaataggaatctttttaaaaagtaaaatattctaTAAGTAAAGACTTGTTGGATTTATATAAACTCCAAGGGAGAGAAGTGTCACTTCACAAAGTGAAATATTTAGGAGAGTCATTCTATAAAACGTCAAAAGAAGTTTGTATAGTTTAAACCTtcatcaccccccccccccccccaccccccacccccactttttttcccccttaaatCTCCCAAACgcttgataattagtgtttttacTTTGCTCTTTATCAGATaactttagtttttatttttattttttattcttttgataACACAATAGTTGGAAGAAGAGAAATATAAACCTTGAATatctttgttgaaaatactatGCTACGCGGTATCAGTTGATCAAGTCTTCCACGCATTTTATTCGATAACTTAAAGCTATCTGTTTTTTCTTGTGCCTCCTtggcatagatttcagagacTATAGGGAACACCGTTCAGAACTTCTGATGGCACGCACACTGGAAGATTTcgatttatttaagaaaaattggTCAGATGATCTAAGGCACAAAATATTCTGGTTTGCTAGGAAGACTGCCATGCATGCAAGCAAAGTTTGGGGCTATGGACCATGGTGGGtgtatttgttttcttgtatttctaCGAACCAAAATAAGACCAATGTCTTTCtcgaaaacaataaaaataaggcCAATGTTGGACTAGAATTTTTCTGTGTTGGGTGAAATCAATTTCTCAATTATGTTGTTTACATGGTGCCTGAATCAAAGTGAAAATATCCTTCGGAGATGTCAGgtgaaaacaaataaacaataattgaaatagAGTTAAGTAACAGCACTTGGCAGTATCAAATGCATCCCCTGAAACCAAATTTATAAGATGATATACAACAAGAGTTTGTAAATATCCTTTTACAGGACAATCCTTTAAAGATGAAATCAATATAATGACTTACATTTAGAGTTTCTAGATACCCTTTAACAAAGCCATCTTCACCTGAGAAGCAGTAATCAATAAGGAAATTGACACTCTCAGTTTCCAGAAAATATTAGCCTAAACCTTGAGCCTCCCAGATGTTAGTTTATTCACGGATCATGCAATACTATCTTGTTTCTAAAATGGGTTCTGCACAGGGATAACTAATTCATAAGTTGGCATAGTGATATCAGATCTTTTCCCCACTGAACAAAACTCAATAACTGCAGAGATTATTCAGTGTGCTCGGTCTTTGATCACTTCAAGATCCATCTCTGTGGGGTCAGTAGCCTGAATCTCATAGTGGACACCATCCAGCTCCCGTCTAAACCTGTCTCTAGATGTAGCATAGAGCATCTTGGCACGGATTCGAGAGGATGATGGAGCCCTGATACCAATGTCGTGCAATGAATAAATTAAGAATGAAATTCTGATGGCAAAATTACTGAAATCAATAACAATACTGATTTGTTTGGATAGGAGTTTCAATAGAAGGATTGGATTGTAAACTATAGTTTAAATGACTTGAACAGGGtatgaaatgacattttttttttcttattgatGAACTTTATGGAATGATTTGGGTTATGTGGATTGAAAATGACTAGATTTAAGATGTCATTTCAAATCCAACATAtcataaatgtttttatttgagTAAAGTCTCTACAGTTCTTATGATGATGTGTTGTTAAACTTATATCAAGCAATTTAAACTagtaatttttcttcaaatcccTTGATTTGAAATCTTCAAATCCAAACAACCTAGATGGAAAAAAATGCCATTGCTGTGGGACAAAATTATAAACCGTTGATGTAAGCAACTTCCAGACACTTGAAAAATCATTGCTTTAGATAATTTAAAAGTATTCCTCTCATAAAATAACATATAGAATTAAAGGTTCAAACAAATCATTGGAAAATAGTTTTCAAAAGATGGAAATATAAATGacagaaacaaaaaagagatgGTCAGCATATGGTCTTGGTCACAACACCATTCCTTCCACAAATCAAAACAGACACAAAATACAGAACCAGATTGTCAAGAGTagaacttatttttctttgttttcctttcaGTTGATCAATAACAAAGTGATAAAATGGACATAAAATTCTAAACAGAGCTG is part of the Quercus robur chromosome 9, dhQueRobu3.1, whole genome shotgun sequence genome and harbors:
- the LOC126698427 gene encoding inorganic phosphate transporter 1-4-like, encoding MAREQLKVLDALDVAKTQWYHFTAIIIAGMGFFTDAYDLFCISVCTKLLGRLYYHHEGAAKPGTLPPNVAAAVNGVALCGTLAGQLFFGWLGDKLGRKKVYGITLLLMIICSIGSGLSIGHDAKAVMATLCFFRFWLGFGIGGDYPLSATIMSEYANKKTRGAFIAAVFAMQGFGILTGGIFAIIISSIFQSRFDAPAYEVDALGSTVPQADYVWRIIVMFGALPAALTYYWRLKMPETARYTALVAKNAKQAANDMSKVLQVDIESEPQKVVERPANTFGLFSKEFLRRHGLHLLGTTSTWFLLDIAFYSQNLFQKDIFTAIGWIPPAKTMNAIEEVFRIARAQTLIALCSTVPGYWFTVAFIDRMGRFAIQLMGFFFMTVFMFALAFPYNHWTHKDNRIGFVVLYSLTFFFANFGPNATTFVVPAEIFPARLRSTCHGISAAAGKLGAIVGAFGFLYLAQNKDKAKADAGYPAGIGVKNALIVLGVVNFLGMLFTFLVPESNGRSLEEMSRENEDETMD